In Anguilla rostrata isolate EN2019 chromosome 1, ASM1855537v3, whole genome shotgun sequence, a genomic segment contains:
- the slc4a1ap gene encoding kanadaptin: MADLNSACKTKTEKTSEQEMDVDKETENGSVSKNKEEPEMKEGVRNDAQEAEDPFKKPAIFAAPSLASKRAGAIPACAAKKVSPESGNSKEHCKSEKVLGTDDHLVGKTGPENEEESPNDITNVSRTSDSTNQCDKEKSDSVSCKKVSPRVSVKPAPVGKFKPGPPLPYSEPPWGGISEIRYSLEILKNGTIVDTIPLTQRSYFVIGRLPLCDVSLEHPSISRYHTVLQYRQFPGEEGVVGEEAGFYAFDLGSTHGTFVNKNKIPPKTYIRLRVGHVLKFGGSTRLFILQGPEFDEEAESELTVTELRERARKQREDLEKRMMGDGSDEEEGKEEEGKEESGSSGRGSSQEAGCSWGMEEDAVPEEDENEENPFATEFQEDQEAAYLKDPKKALQGFFDREGEELEYEYDDKGHGTWLCRVKLPVDDAAGKQLVAEVTHTGKKKEAAIQCSLEACRILEARGLLRQEAVSRKRKKKNWEDEDFYDSDDDTFLDRTGVVEKKRKERMKRAGKIEERPETYDSLVEKLAGVEKELAEAERKLSTSGKGAAQSSSEDPLDAFMSEVRSEVRGAGAMDGVERRKLHLHASELRRETQRLRRLVELTRPAQLPALQTGTQSFEPGKPRKPTLPLFGAMKGGSKFRLKTGTVGKIPPKRLELPPELFILKELPPGGEEEEEEEEEEEQEEKGEDVSVIQETSNRQSEEAEPVRPAGDNAVKGRQRLPRPHSMTEKTEADELSSYREEGEPTQHTRDSCTPAQGQDGGGEETQTQTSPKKKEKRKMLGPSRPPVPLSTQYPEDDPDYCVWVPPTGQTGDGRTHLNDKYGY; this comes from the exons atggcgGACTTAAATTCCGCATGCAAAACGAAAACGGAGAAAACCTCTGAGCAAGAGATGGATGTTGATAAGGAAACAGAGAACGGTTCTGTCAGTAAGAATAAAGAAGAACCTGAGATGAAAGAAGGTGTGAGGAATGATGCTCAGGAAGCAGAAGATCCTTTCAAGAAGCCTGCCATTTTCGCTGCACCCTCTCTTGCGAGTAAGCGAGCAGGTGCCATACCTGCTTGTGCTGCTAAGAAGGTCTCGCCTGAGTCAGGCAACTCAAAAGAGCACTGCAAATCCGAGAAGGTGTTGGGCACAGACGATCACCTTGTAGGTAAAACGGGACCAGAAAACGAAGAGGAGAGCCCTAATGACATTACAAACGTTAGTAGGACGTCGGACAGTACAAATCAGTGTGACAAAGAAAAGAGTGACAGCGTCTCCTGCAAAAAAGTAAGTCCGAGGGTCTCCGTTAAACCAGCGCCAGTGGGAAAATTTAAGCCCGGGCCGCCGTTACCATACAGCGAACCCCCGTGGGGTGGTATTAGTGAAATCCGCTACTCATTGGAGATCCTGAAGAACGGCACTATCGTGGACACGATCCCGCTGACACAGAGGAGCTATTTCGTGATCGGGCGGTTACCGTTGTGCGATGTGTCCCTGGAGCATCCTTCGATTTCGAGATACCACACGGTGCTCCAGTACCGACAGTTCCCCGGAGAAGAGGGCGTTGTTGGGGAAGAGGCGGGTTTCTACGCGTTTGACCTGGGCAGCACGCACGGTACTTTCGTCAACAAGAACAAAATCCCTCCGAAGACCTACATCCGCCTACGGGTGGGGCACGTGCTGAAGTTCGGAGGAAGCACCAGACTTTTTATTCTACAG GGTCCAGAGTTTGACGAGGAGGCGGAGTCTGAGCTGACTGTCACCGAGCTGAGGGAGAGAGCCAGGAAGCAGAGGGAGGATCTGGAGAAGAGGATGATGGGAGATGGCTcggatgaggaggaggggaaggaggaggaaggcaAAGAAGAGTCCGGCTCCAGTGGGAGGGGCTCAAGCCAGGAGGCTGGCTGCTCCTGGGGAATGG AGGAGGATGCCGTTCCTGAGGAGGACGAGAACGAGGAGAACCCCTTTGCCACGGAGTTCCAGGAGGACCAGGAGGCGGCCTACCTGAAGGACCCCAAGAAGGCTCTGCAGGGCTTCTTTGACAGAGAAG GAGAGGAGCTGGAGTACGAGTATGACGACAAAGGCCACGGCACCTGGCTCTGCAGAGTGAA GTTACCGGTGGACGACGCGGCCGGCAAGCAGCTGGTTGCCGAGGTGACCCACACGGGGAAGAAGAAGGAGGCGGCCATACAGTGCTCCCTGGAGGCGTGCCGAATCCTGGAGGCGCGGGGCCTCCTGCGGCAGGAGGCGG TTTCCCGGAAGCGCAAGAAGAAGAACTGGGAGGACGAAGACTTCTACGACAGCGACGACGACACGTTTCTGGACCGGACCGGGGTCgtggagaagaagaggaaggagcgCATGAAGAGGGCGGGGAAGATAGAGGAACGACCGGAGACATACGACTCGCTG GTGGAGAAGCTGGCGGGGGTGGAGAAGGAGCTGGCTGAAGCAGAGAGGAAGCTCAGCACTTCAGGGAAAG GGGCGGCTCAGTCCTCCTCGGAGGACCCCCTGGACGCCTTCATGAGTGAGGTGCGGAGCGAGGTGCGGGGCGCGGGCGCCATGGACGGCGTGGAGCGCAGGAAGCTGCACCTGCACGCCAGCGAGCTGCGCAGGGAGACGCAGCGTCTGCGCAGGCTGGTGGAGCTGACCCGCCCTGCGCAGCTGCCTGCGCTGCAGAccgg gaCCCAGTCCTTCGAGCCGGGCAAGCCCAGGAAACCCACCCTGCCACTTTTCGGCGCCATGAAGGGCGGCAGCAAGTTCCGGCTGAAGACTGGCACCGTCGGG AAGATTCCCCCAAAGAGGCTAGAGCTTCCTCCTGAGCTCTTCATCCTGAAGgagctgccccctggtggtgaggaggaggaagaggaggaagaagaggaggagcaggaggaaaagGGCGAAGACGTGTCCGTCATCCAGGAGACGTCCAATCGGCAGTCAGAGGAGGCAGAGCCAGTGAGACCAGCCGGAGATAATGCAGTGAAAGGCAGACAGAGattgccccgcccccacagtaTGACAG AGAAAACAGAAGCAGATGAGCTGAGTTCatacagagaggagggagagccaACCCAACACACCAGAGACTcatgcacacctgcacaag